The Hevea brasiliensis isolate MT/VB/25A 57/8 chromosome 1, ASM3005281v1, whole genome shotgun sequence genome has a window encoding:
- the LOC110669209 gene encoding flocculation protein FLO11-like, producing MAEGKAMCNAASFKFTWRINEFSKWTEKLYSEHFSAGGCKWRLAIYPKGNHVNYLSIYLEVAYPKNLPEGWSTEVKFSLAVVNQINSRSTVRKDTQKQIVFNASGKNWSWGFASFIPLSKLKNPSEGYLVGDSLMVEAEVLVYNVQQYSSRVYTEEEVARNESEPAAATASPLSQKDTEAKTYSSSDPKKEVASTKLSEPVAVPPTVIETPLTTKPLKETKEPIQTTTATSDEVIKSSPPPSMIAKTMILPKTKEPIQATAPTSDQELIKSSSLPPSITAETKILPKETKEPIQTTTATSDQEVIKSSPPPSMTAETMILPKTKESIQTTAPTSDQELIKSSSPPPSIVAETKILPKVLSRLAELKESIPVAATIAETAQARRTSLSGKTTDLEARLAQREKKLSFLETEFSRLSKEEEKVEAQFQFLITQKEKILANKKYVLADLEKTNDEALKDLEEWRNLESEIKQVN from the exons ATGGCAG AAGGCAAAGCGATGTGCAATGCTGCTTCATTTAAATTCACATGGAGAATTAACGAGTTTTCcaaatggacagaaaaattgTATTCAGAACATTTCTCTGCTGGTGGTTGTAAATG GCGTTTGGCTATTTACCCCAAAGGAAACcatgtgaattatttgtcaatatACCTGGAAGTtgcttatccaaaaaatttgccGGAAGGATGGAGTACGGAAGTAAAATTTAGCTTGGCAGTTGTTAATCAAATCAATAGCAGGTCCACAGTCAGAAAAG ATACACAAAAACAAATTGTATTCAACGCATCGGGAAAGAATTGGAGTTGGGGTTTCGCATCTTTCATTCCTCTTAGCAAATTAAAAAATCCTTCAGAAGGGTATCTTGTGGGAGATAGCCTTATGGTTGAAGCTGAGGTTCTTGTTTATAATGTCCAGCAATACAGCTCAAGGGTTTACACTGAGGAAGAAGTTGCTAGAAATGAATCTGAGCCAGCGGCTGCAACTGCATCACCTTTATCACAAAAGGATACTGAAGCAAAG ACTTACTCAAGCAGTGACCCTAAAAAGGAAGTAGCTAGTACAAAACTATCTGAGCCAGTGGCTGTACCACCAACTGTTATTGAAACTCCTTTAACGACTAAACCATTGAAGGAGACTAAAGAGCCCATTCAAACTACTACTGCCACCAGTGATGAAGTCATCAAGTCATCGCCACCTCCTTCAATGATTGCTAAGACAATGATTCTTCCAAAG ACTAAAGAACCCATTCAAGCTACTGCTCCCACCAGTGATCAAGAACTCATCAAGTCATCATCACTGCCTCCTTCAATTACTGCTGAGACAAAGATTCTTCCAAAG GAGACTAAAGAACCCATTCAAACCACTACTGCCACCAGTGATCAAGAAGTCATCAAGTCATCGCCACCTCCTTCAATGACTGCTGAGACAATGATTCTTCCAAAG ACTAAAGAATCCATTCAAACTACTGCTCCCACCAGTGATCAAGAACTTATCAAGTCATCATCACCGCCTCCTTCAATTGTTGCTGAGACAAAGATTCTTCCAAAG GTTCTGTCTCGCTTGGCAGAATTAAAAGAGAGTATTCCTGTGGCTGCAACTATTGCAGAAACTGCTCAAGCTCGCAGAACATCTCTTTCAGGGAAAACCACTGATCTTGAAGCAAGATTGGCACAAAGAGAAAAGAAACTAAGTTTCTTGGAGACTGAATTCTCAAGACtttcaaaagaagaagaaaaagtagaGGCTCAATTTCAATTCTTAATTACCCAGAAGGAGAAAATTCTTGCTAATAAGAAGTATGTTTTAGCTGACTTGGAGAAAACAAATGATGAAGCTTTAAAAGATTTGGAAGAATGGCGAAATCTGGAAAGTGAAATCAAGCAGGTGAATTAA
- the LOC131178726 gene encoding uncharacterized protein LOC131178726 isoform X1 has product MIAKTMILPKTKEPIQATAPTSDQELIKSSSLPPSITAETKILPKTHLSRDPKKEVASTKLSELVAVPPTVIETPLTTKPLKETKEPIQTTTATSDQEVIKSSPPPSMTAETMILPKTKEPIQTTAPTSDQELIKSSSPPPSIATETKILPKVIFFPSLYDFLNKAQVLTS; this is encoded by the exons ATGATTGCTAAGACAATGATTCTTCCAAAG ACTAAAGAACCCATTCAAGCTACTGCTCCCACCAGTGATCAAGAACTCATCAAGTCATCATCACTGCCTCCTTCAATTACTGCTGAGACAAAGATTCTTCCAAAG ACTCACTTAAGCCGTGACCCTAAAAAAGAAGTAGCTAGTACAAAACTATCTGAGCTAGTGGCTGTACCACCAACTGTTATTGAAACTCCTTTAACAACTAAACCATTAAAGGAGACTAAAGAACCCATTCAAACCACTACTGCCACCAGTGATCAAGAAGTCATCAAGTCATCGCCACCTCCTTCAATGACTGCTGAGACAATGATTCTTCCAAAG ACTAAAGAACCCATTCAAACTACTGCTCCCACCAGTGATCAAGAACTTATCAAGTCATCATCACCGCCTCCTTCAATTGCTACTGAGACAAAGATTCTTCCAAAGgtaattttctttccttccttGTATGATTTCCTAAACAAAGCACAAGTTTTAACATCATAA
- the LOC131178726 gene encoding uncharacterized protein LOC131178726 isoform X2 yields the protein MIAKTMILPKTKEPIQATAPTSDQELIKSSSLPPSITAETKILPKETKEPIQTTTATSDQEVIKSSPPPSMTAETMILPKTKEPIQTTAPTSDQELIKSSSPPPSIATETKILPKVIFFPSLYDFLNKAQVLTS from the exons ATGATTGCTAAGACAATGATTCTTCCAAAG ACTAAAGAACCCATTCAAGCTACTGCTCCCACCAGTGATCAAGAACTCATCAAGTCATCATCACTGCCTCCTTCAATTACTGCTGAGACAAAGATTCTTCCAAAG GAGACTAAAGAACCCATTCAAACCACTACTGCCACCAGTGATCAAGAAGTCATCAAGTCATCGCCACCTCCTTCAATGACTGCTGAGACAATGATTCTTCCAAAG ACTAAAGAACCCATTCAAACTACTGCTCCCACCAGTGATCAAGAACTTATCAAGTCATCATCACCGCCTCCTTCAATTGCTACTGAGACAAAGATTCTTCCAAAGgtaattttctttccttccttGTATGATTTCCTAAACAAAGCACAAGTTTTAACATCATAA
- the LOC131183030 gene encoding ubiquitin C-terminal hydrolase 12-like: MAEGKAMCNAAPFKFTWRINEFSKKTEKVYSEDFSAGGCKWRLAIYPKGNNVNYLSIYLEVAYRKNLPEGWSTEVKFSLAVVNQINSRSTVRKDTQKQIVFNASGMNWSWGFASFIPLSKLKNPSEGYLVGDSLMVEAEVLVYNVQQYSSRVYTEEEVARNESEPAAATASPLSQKATEAKVFITFLTLLIVELVYL, translated from the exons ATGGCAG AAGGCAAAGCGATGTGCAATGCTGCTCCATTTAAATTCACATGGAGAATTAACGAGTTTTCCAAAAAGACAGAAAAAGTGTATTCAGAAGATTTCTCTGCTGGTGGTTGTAAATG GCGTTTGGCTATTTACCCCAAAGGAAACaatgtgaattatttgtcaatatACCTGGAAGTTGCTTATCGAAAAAATTTGCCGGAAGGATGGAGTACGGAAGTAAAATTTAGCTTGGCAGTTGTTAATCAAATCAATAGCAGGTCCACAGTCAGAAAAG ATACACAAAAACAAATTGTATTCAACGCATCGGGAATGAATTGGAGTTGGGGTTTCGCATCTTTCATTCCTCTTAGCAAATTAAAAAATCCTTCAGAAGGGTATCTTGTGGGAGATAGCCTTATGGTTGAAGCTGAGGTTCTTGTTTATAATGTCCAGCAATACAGCTCAAGGGTTTACACTGAGGAGGAAGTTGCTAGAAATGAATCCGAGCCAGCGGCTGCAACTGCATCTCCTTTATCACAAAAGGCTACTGAAGCAAAGGTTTTTATTACATTTTTAACCCTATTAATAGTAGAGCTTGTTTATTTGTGa